The DNA sequence CCGATGAAGTGGAGGTACGTGACCTCGGTGAGGGGTGCTACCTGATCGATGGCAGCGCGCCACTGCGTTCCCTGAATCGTCAGTTTGGCCTGGAGTTTTCCGAAGAGCATGCCACGACGATCGCCGGTCTGTTGCTCCAGACCCTGGGGCGCATCCCTGAAGAAGGCGACCGCTGTTACGTTGGAAGTATTGAATTGGTGGTTTTGAAGCTGGTTGACCGCCGTATTGAAGAGATTGAGATGCATTTGCCGTCGCCGCTCTCCTCGTCTGGCTGACCGCCTCATCGTTCACTCCCCCTCTGCTTTTCCCTTGCCCGATGAAAAACAGGAAATTTCCTTGACAGGCCCCTTTTGCCTCCCTATAGTGGTGAAAAGTGTCAAAATGTGTATAATAGTGTCAAATGTTTGGCAAGGGACGGCGGATGAACTTCAGCGGAGAATTCAATAATTCGATCGACCCCAAGGGGCGGGTGAGTATCCCGGCGAAGTTCCGCGACGTATTGAAGGATGTCTATGGAGACGAACAGTTGGTCGTTGCCAAGAATTCCGAAGGGGGGCTGACCGCCTACCCGGCGTCCCAATGGCACAAAGATGTCGAAAACTTAAGGAACAATGTCTCCGGTGGCGCGGCACGGGCAACTTTGCGACTGGTTGTTGCCTCTGCGGTTGAATGCACATTTGACAAACAGGGGCGGATCCAGATCCCGCCCTCGTTGCGTTCCTATGCGGCACTTGAAAAAGAAATTGTCATCCTCGGGGTGTTTGACAAAATTGAAATCTACAGCCACATCCAGCACTCGGTGGTCATGAACTCCGCACGGCAAGTATTGCGTGAAAACCCGGATTTTCTTGACGAGCATGGTTTTTAGCCGAGATGAGTGCGACATTCAGACACGTCGCAGTTTTGCAGCAAGAGGTTATTAACTGGCTCCAGCCCCGTCCCGGAGGGATTTATCTTGACGCGACACTGGGGGGAGGCGGACATGCCCGGTTGATTCTGGAGCAGAGTTCCCCTGATGGACGCCTGCTTGGACTTGATCGGGATCCGGCGGCATTAGCTGCTGCCGCTGCCGAACTTGAGCCCTTTGGCGAGCGCGTGACGACGGTGCATGGTAATTTCGCTCAGGTGCAGGAGCTGGCAGCACAACATGGTTTTGATCAGTTTGACGGCATTTTGCTCGATTTGGGGGTATCTTCGCATCAACTCGACACCGTGGCCAGAGGGTTCTCGTTTCAGGGTGATGCACCGCTTGATATGCGCATGGACACGAGCGGAGGAAGAACCGCAGCAGATCTTGTCGCTGAACTGTCAGCGCAGGAATTGACCAGAATCTTTTTCGAATACGGTGAAGAGCGCTGGGCGCGAAGGATTTCACGACGCATTGTCGAAACCCGAACGGAACATCCCCTGAACACGACCCGAGCATTAGCGGCACTGGTCGCCGAGGTTGTTCCAAAAAGTGCCGACACAATGCGTATCAATCCGGCAACGCGCGTTTTCCAGGCGCTGCGCATCGAGGTGAACGGCGAGCTTGACGCACTGCGGGAGGGGCTCGCGGCAGTTGTTCCGTTGTTGCATTCAGGCGGGCGTTTGGCGGTCATCAGTTTCCATTCTCTCGAAGATCGGATCGTGAAACACTTTATGCGTAATCAGGCGCTTAGCTGCGAGTGTCCACCGCGGTTGCCGGTGTGTTCATGCACTCGCCAGGCAACGCTGAAAATACTGACCCGCAAAGGGGTCAGAGCCGCAGCCGTGGAGGTTGCGAATAATCCTCGTTCACGGAGCGCGATGCTGCGCGTGGCGGCAAAAATTTGATCGAATAGTGATGGCGTCGCAAAAAGTCCGCCCTACGGCGTTACGCTGATTTTTCAGGACCTCGACCTCCCTGATGCAGGCCTTCGCCCCTGAAAAACCACCAAGCCTTGGAGGACGAAATTTTTGCTTAGCGACTCACGCCCCGTGGGGCGAATTTTCATAGAGTAACTTCAATTTTCTAAAGAATGTGATTTCAGATAGTTACCTTGAAGTTACTCAGAAGCCACTTAATTCTTTTTTGCGAGTGCAACAATAGTGACCTGTCAAGGAGTGCATTGCGATGGCTGATATTCTTATTCCGAAAATAAATGGTTTTGAACTGAAGCGGCCAGCCCTTGCCCCGCTCCTCGTTTTTGCGCTCATCCTGCTGACCCTGTCCCTGTTTTTTGTCTGGTCGCGACTGCATGTTACAAATCTTGAATATGCCATCTCCAGTCTTGAAAGTGAACTGCGCGGGCTGGAGAAGGAACAGAGCCGTTTGCGCCTTGAAACGGCCAGTCTGAGAAGCCCGGAACGCATCGAACGTTTGGCGCGAATGGAATTTAATCTGTTGATACCGGTGGCGGAGCAGGTCGTAACTGTGGAGTAAAATGGACCAGGAAAAGCGCGAGAAATGGATCAGGGTACGAATTCGCGGCATTGGCTGGGTTTTTGCGCTTTTCTTTGTGTTGGTTCTGGTCCAGGCATTCCAACTGCAGATTGTCCAGGGGGAAGAACTTCGGGCACGATCTGAAAAACAATATCAAAAAACCATTCCACTGACCCCGCAGCGGGGAACGATTTATGATCGTAATGGAGAAGCGCTGGCAGTCAGCCTTGAAATGGATTCGATTTACGCCGACCCGGATCAGGCAGCAGGTGAGGCGAGCACCAACTTACTGCATAAACTGGCCGAACTGCTTGATCTTCCACGCAAGACCCTTGCCGCTCGTCTGAACGAAAAACGTGATTTTGTCTGGTTGAAGCGTCAGGTCGTTCCCGATGTTGCTGCGCGGGTCAAAGAGCTGTCTTTGCCTGGAGTCAGGACGATCCAGGAGCACGGGCGCTACTATCCAAATGCTTCGCTCGGTGGGCAGGTGATCGGCTTTACCGGTCTTGACCCACGGGGGCTGGAGGGGCTGGAGCTTAAATATGACACGTTGTTGCTCGGTCGCGGCGGTTATCTGGTGACCGAGCGTGATGCCCTGGGGCGTGGCCTGAGCAACGATCCGCTGGTTAAGCCGGGACGTGGCGGACACGACCTGTTTTTGACGCTCGACAAAAATATTCAGTACATTGTTGAAAAGGAGTTAAAAGGAGGCGTTGAGGCGGCGCGCGCAAAAAGCGGGACGGCGGTGGTTGTCGAACCGAAGACCGGTCAGATTTTGGCAATGGCGACCTGGCCAACCTACAACCCGAATGCTTTCCGCCAATATCATCCTTCCGCATGGCGCAATCGTGCGATCTGCGACAACTTTGAGCCCGGTTCGACGGTCAAAACTTTTCTGATTGCAGCAGCGCTCGATGAAGGGGTCATTCAACCCGAAGATGAGATCTATTGTGAGAAAGGCTCCTATCGCGTTTCCGGGAAGTTGATACAGGATCACCATTCCCACGAAAAGCTGAATCCTGCCGACATTCTAAAGTACAGTTCAAATATCGGTGCGGCAAAAATCGGTAAAATGCTCGAACGTGAGTCTTATTATCGCTATCTGCGGCGGTTCGGTTTTGGCGAAAAAACCGGTATTGATCTCCCTGGGGAGGTTGATGGCTTGTTGCGCCCTGCAAAAGACTGGTTCGAGATGGATCTGGCTGCAATTTCTTTCGGTCAGGGGATCAGTGTCACCCCGCTGCAATTGACGATGGCGATCGCTGCTATCGTCAACGACGGGCGGCTGATGGTCCCCTATCTGGTTGATCGCTCTGTCTCTGCAGATGGTGAGTTCGTTGATCGGCATTATCCCCATTATGTCCGGCAGGTGGTTTCGACCGCCAATGCGCGATTGGTGCGCGACATGCTGGAGCGCACCACCGGGCGCGGCGGCACGGCTACGCTCGCGGCGGTTCCTGGTTACCGGGTGGGGGGGAAAACCGGGACAGCACAAAAGGTTGATCCGGTTGTCGGTGGCTATTCAGCCGATAAGCGGATCGGCTCGTTTGTCGGTTTTATTCCGGCGGATAACCCGCAACTGGTCATTACGGTGCTGATTGATGAACCGCAAGACACCACCTACGGGGGGCTGGTCGCGGCTCCGGTTTTTGCCGGCATTGCCGGACAGGCGATGAATTATCTCAAAATTCCACCGACCGAACCGGTTGCCCGGCGCTCATTCGAATCGCTGGCTGAAACAGTTCCGGGTGAACCACCGGTGAACAAGAATATCCTGATGAACGCGACGGCTGGCGCGAGCGGGATGCAGCGCATGCCGGATTTCGCTGGCCTGAGCTATCGCCAGGTATTGCGCAAGATGAAACAGGCGAATATCAATGTCAAATTTGTCGGCAGCGGGCGGGTGGTGGCGCAGCAACCGCAGCCCGGCGAGTTGATTACCTATCAGGACCGGGTTCAGGTGACGTTGTCCGCTCCTGACAGCCTGGTGTTTTAACGTTGAGAGCAGCGATGCAACTGACAGACTTGATATCAACACTCAATCCGCTGAAAGTTTACGGCGCACCTGCCGCAACGGTGACCGGGATTTGCTATGACTCGCGTCGTGTTGTGGCAGGGGATGCTTTCTTTGCTCTGCCGGGGGCCCATACTGACGGGCGTCATTTTATCGCCGAGGCGATTGCGCGCGGCGCCGCAGTGATTGTCGCGGAAGCGGAGATCGATCTCCCCGGTTCCGTGACCGGGATTGTCGTTGAGAATGCCCGTCTGGCGATGGCTCATGCCGCCGCCGCGAGATTTAATCATCCGACCAGGGATGTTCCGGTCATTGGTGTCACCGGAACCAACGGAAAAACAACCGTCACCTACCTGCTCGAATCAATATTGCGTAGTGCCGGGTACCGGCCCGCCGTGCTCGGTACAGTGAACTACCGTTTTGAGCAGGAACAGCGACCGGCCCCGCACACAACCCCGGAAGCGGTCGATCTGCTCGGCACCTTCAACGATTTTCGGACACAGGGGGCTGACGCGCTGATTATCGAGGTTTCGTCACATGCCTTGACGCAACATCGGGTTTCCGGGGTTGAGTTCACGGTTGGCGTATTCACCAATCTGACCCCGGAACATCTTGATTACCACCAGGATATGGAACATTACTTCGCCGCGAAGCGGATTCTTTTCAGTGCGTTATTAGCGCAATCGGGTGGGCGATCGGTGGTCAATGGTGAAGATCCGTTTGGAGCGCGTCTGGCGAGAGAAATCGGGGCGTTTATAACGTGCGGAGCGGGCGGAAATGTTCGTTTGCATGACGCCGAAATTTCTCTCGATGGAATCCGTGGCACACTGCGCACCCCGACCGGGGAGGCCCCGCTGAGCAGTCGCTTATTGGGTGACTTCAATCGCAGCAATATCGAATGTGCCGCTGGAGCAGCGGTTGCACTGGGGATTGCTGCCGAAACGATTGCGACCGGGATTCGCGCCGCGCGGCAGGTGCCGGGACGCCTGGAGCGGATCGAAAATACTCTTGGTGCCGAAATTCTCGTCGACTATGCCCATACCGGTGACGCCCTGGAGCAGGTATTAAAGACGCTGCGCAAGCTGCAACCACGCCGACTGTTGGCGGTTTTCGGTTGTGGTGGTGACCGGGACAAGATGAAACGACCGGTGATGGGGGAATGTGTTGCGCGCTACGCCGATCTGGCAATCCTGACCTCGGACAACCCGCGCAGCGAAGATCCTGAGGCGATTCTGCACGATGTCCGTCGTGGTGTCGAACGGGTACACGATCATCAGTTGACGGTCGATGAAGCACGTTCCGGACGCCATCAGGGGTATCTGTCTTTTGTTGATCGGCGCGCAGCAATTGAGTTCGCCGTTTCACTCCTGAAGCCTGGAGATCTGCTGCTGATCGCGGGGAAGGGGCATGAGGATTATCAACTGATCGGTGGCGAACGCCGCCATTTTGATGATCGCGAGGAAGCACGCGCCGCATTGGCGCAGCGGGAGATGAAAAGATGCAGTTGAATCTCGCCCAGATTGCCCGCTGGCTCGGGGTTGATGTGCCTCCTCACCGCGCTGTTGTGCCGATCAGCGGCATCAGTACCGACAGCCGCACGATACGACCGGGCGAACTCTTTGTGCCGTTGCGCGGTGCGCGCTTCGACGGGCATCATTACCTGCCGCTGGCGGTGGCCAACGGAGCGGCTGCCTGCCTCTCGGCGGAGCCGTTCAAGGCGGATATTCCGGTGATCGTGGTTGCTGACACCCTGGTTGCGCTGGGCGATATCGCTTCGGGCTGGCGGCATTTTTTCAAATTGCCGGTGGTTGCCATTACCGGATCGTGCGGCAAAACCACGACCAAGGAAATGCTGGCCGAGATTTTAACGGGAACCGGTCCGGGGCTGAAAACGGCCGGTAATTATAACAATCTGATTGGTCTCCCCCTGACCCTGTTGCGACTGACGGCCAGGGACCAGTGGGCCGTCGTCGAGTTAGGGATGAATCGACGGGGGGAAATTTCACGGTTGACCGACATTGCAGCTCCTGATTTCGGTGTCATTACCAATATCGGCCCCGGACATCTTGAAGGGCTGGGCGATCTTGAGGGGGTGGCGCGTGCCAAAGGCGAACTGTTTGTGCGTCTTTTGCCGGGGAGCGTGGCGGTGGTCAATGCCGATGACGAACGCATTGTCAGTTTACCGGTGGCCAATGGCGTTGAAAAAATATCATTCGGGCTCACGGCGTCCGCCACAGTCCGGGCAACGGAACTCGTCGCGGATGAAACGGGGTATCGTTTTCTGCTCCAGATGGGGGGCAGGCAATGGCCGGTCACCCTGCAAGTTGCCGGGCGGCACAACGTCCACAACGCCCTGGCCGCTGCCGCGGTGGCTGATCAGCTGCATGTTTCCGTGGAGCAGATTGTCGCTGGACTGGAACGGTTTCGTCCCGCTGCCGGGCGCATGGCGTGGACAGTGTGTGCCCCCGGTTGGTCATTGCTTGAAGATTATTACAATGCCAACCCGTTGTCGATGAGCGCCGCATTGTCAACGCTGGCAGAAGCTGGTGGACGACGCATAGCCGTTCTTGGCGATATGCTCGAATTGGGGAGTGAATCAAGTTTTATGCATCACGAAATTGGTGCATACGCCGCTGCATGCGTCGATCAATTAATTGTCCTTGGGGCTTTTGCCGAAGATATCGTCGGCGGGGCGATGTCCGCTGGATTGGATGCATCAAAAATCATCTGTGTGACCGATCACCGTGAGGCGTTTGAGCAATTGTGCCCATTGCTTCGGCGTGGTGATCGGGTGCTGATCAAAGGTTCCCGCGGGATGCAGATGGAAAAGATTGCCGAACTGTTGCGTGGCTATACGCCGGTGGAAGGAGCCTGACGCATGCTCTATCATCTACTTTACCCGTTACACGAACAGTTTTCGGTACTGTATGTTTTTCGTTACATTACGTTTCGGGCCATCTACGCGACGATTACCGCTCTGTCGATCTCCTTTATCCTCGGCCCCTGGTTGATCCGTAAACTGGCGGAGATGCAGATTGGTCAAAATATTCGTCGCGTGGGTCCCGAATCGCATTTCAAAAAGGAAGGCACCCCGACCATGGGCGGGACGCTGATCCTCTTTGCCATTGTGTTGCCGACGTTGCTGTGGGCCGATCTGACCAATATCTATGTCTGGTTAACCTTGCTGGTGATCGTCGGTTTTGGCGCGGTGGGGTTTGTAGACGATTATCTCAAGGTCAAGAAGAAGAACAGCGACGGCATGTCGGCGCGGAGCAAAATTTTCTGGTTGCTGGTGATTGCTGCCGGGGCTGGGACGATCCTTTACCTGTATCCGCCGTTTCAAACAACGCTGGTGTTTCCGTTTCTTAAGGGTGTCCGTCCCGATCTGGGGGTCTGGTATATTCCTTTTGCCGTACTGGTCATCGTCGGTGCTGGCAATGCGGTCAACCTGACTGACGGGCTTGACGGATTGGCGATCGGACCGGTGATTATTGCCGCCGGAACCTATCTGCTCTTCGCCTATCTGGCGGGGAATGCCAACCTCTCGACCTATTTGCAGATCAGCAGTGTTCAGGGAGCGGGCGAACTGGCGGTTCTGTGTGGCGCCATGATCGGCGCGGGGCTCGGTTTTTTGTGGTTTAACAGCTATCCGGCGCAAGTTTTTATGGGTGATGTTGGCAGTTTGGCTCTGGGCGGCGGGCTGGGAATCATCGCGGTCATCACCAAACAGGAAATGGTGCTGGTGATCGTCGGTGGAATTTTTGTTGTCGAAGCGTTATCGGTGATTGTTCAGGTCGCCAGCTTCCGCTTGCTGGGAACACGCATTTTTCGTATGGCACCGATCCACCATCACTTTGAACTCAAGGGCTGGGCGGAACCGAAGATTATTGTTCGATTCTGGATCATCAGCATTATTCTGGCGTTGATCGGTCTGTCGACGCTCAAACTGCGTTAACGGGACACGCATGGGAGTGAACTATCAAAATCAGCAGGTGGTCGTGGTTGGCGCAGGTAAAACCGGTCTTGCGCTGAGCGACTATTTTTTGCGTCAGGGAGCACAGGTGATTCTGTCTGATCGTCGGCCGTGCGAACAAATCGACGCCGCCAAGGAACTGATCGCTAACGGAGTGATTCTCGATTGCGGCGGACATGACAGGGAGCTCTTTTGTCATGCTGATCTGGTTGTCGTCAGTCCCGGAGTTCCCCTTGATCTGCCCGCGATCGTCGCCGCCAAAGAGGCGGGGGTGAGGGTGGTTGGTGAAGTTGAAATTGCCTACCGCGAAATTTCTGCGGAACTGCTGATCGGAATAACCGGCACCAATGGAAAATCGACCACGACCTCATTGCTGGGGGCAATTTTTGCCGACTGCGGGAAACAGACCTTCACCGGGGGGAACCTCGGCACCCCGCTGATTACGGCAATGAGTGACAGGTGGGATGTCCTGACGGTTGAGTTGTCGTCATTTCAGTTAGAAGCGATAGAAACGTTTCGCCCGCACTACGCGCTGCTGTTGAACTTGAGCGAAGATCACCTCGACCGCTATCCCGCTTTTGCCGCTTATGTTTCGGCAAAAGCGCGACTGTTTGAAAATCTGCACGCTGACGATGTCGTTATCTATAACGCAGATGATTCCGCAGTGGTCGCCCTGCTTGCCGAAGTCAGGGCATCAAAGTGTCCTTTTTCCGGCAGCGGTGTCCCTGCGGCGGAGATATGCATAGGTCGTGATCAAGAGATGATCGTCTGGCGCAACGGTTCGCATGAAGAACATTTTCCGCTGCGCGAACTCAGGTTGCGCGGGGCGCACAATGTTGAGAATGTGATGGCAGCGATGCTGCCGCCACTGCTGGAAGGCTGTCCACCGCAACAGGTCTGGGCGACGGTGCGGGAATTTGGCGGCCTGGCGCATCGCATGGAGTATGTTCGTGAGCTGGACGGTGTGTGCTGGTATAACGATTCAAAGGGGACGAACGTCGGTAGTGTCGTCAAAAGCCTTGCCGGGCTGGAGTATCCGGTGACGTTGATCGCCGGTGGAAAAGATAAAGGGGGCGATTACGGACCACTGCTTGCGCCGTTGCGTGATGGCGTTGCCCATCTGATTCTGATCGGCGCGGCGACCCGGCGCATGACGGCGGAGCTGGGCGCGGTGACACATACGATTGCTGCGGCGGACCTTGACGAAGCGGTACGCCTGGCCCGCGTATTGACCCCGGTCGGCGGTACAGTGCTGCTGTCCCCCGGCTGTTCGAGTTTCGATATGTTCAGTGGTTATGAAGAACGCGGTGAACGTTTCAAGGCGGCAGTCAATGCTCTTGACGAGCAAACGGCGGGGGTGTGATGGAACTGCACAACCGTTACGATACGACAATCTTGTTGCTGGCGGTGGCGTTGACTTGTTTTGGTATCGTGATGGTTTTTTCCGCATCGTCCATTATGGCACAACGGCATTACGGGGACGGTTTTTTCTTTCTCAAGCGGCAAGGGGTTTTTGCGGTGATCGGCTTCATGGCCATGGCCATCGGTATGCATATTAATCTGGACCTGGTTCGCAAACTGTCCGTGCCGTTATTGCTTTTTTGTTTGCTGCTGCTGATCGCGGTGGTGATCCCGGGGGTCGGCAAGAATATCGGCGGCGCAACGCGCTGGCTGCGGATCGGCGGAATAAATATCCAGCCCGCCGAACTGACCAAGATTGCACTGGTGATCTACATGGCGCACTCTCTGGCGAAGAAACAGGATAAGGTCAAAACTCTGGCGCTGGGCTTCATTCCCTATATGGTCGTGTTGTCATTCATTTTATTACTGCTCCTTTTGCAGCCCGACCTCGGCAGCGCCCTGACTCTCGGTGCGGTGGCGATGATCATGCTGCTGGCGGCCGGAACGCGTTTGACCTACCTTTTTTCGGCGGCCATTTTAACGTTACCGTTCTTCTATTTCATGATAATGAACGTCGATTATCGTCGTCGCCGGATCCTCGCGTTCCTTAATCCCTGGGATGATCCGACCGGCAGTGGTTTTCAGATTATCCAAAGCTGGATTGCCTTCGGCAGTGGCGGACTGGTTGGCAAGGGGCTTGGTGAAGGGAAGCAAAAACTCTTCTACTTGCCCGAAGCGCACACCGATTTTATCTTTTCGGTGGTCGGCGAAGAGCTTGGCTTTATCGGTGTTGGCGTGGTGATGACCCTCTTCATGGTTTTCGTTTATCGCGGCATCCATACGGCAGTCTGCGTTGACAACGATTTTTTACGTTTTCTGGCTTTTGGTCTGACGCTGCTCATCGGTCTTGCCGCATTTGTCAATATTGCCGTGGTGATGGGCATGGTTCCGACCAAAGGCATGGCCCTCCCATTTATTTCTTATGGGGGGACAAGTCTGGTCACGAGCCTGTTTGCGGTCGGATTGCTGTTGAACATTTCCCGCCAGCTGCCGGGAGAAGCGCGATGAAATTGCTTCTGGCCGGTGGTGGCACCGGCGGTCATTTGTTCCCCGCAGTGGCGTTGGCGGAACGATTGATGGAAGTCGACAGTGAGTCACAGGTTCTCTTTGTCGGTACCGAGCGGGGGCTGGAAGCACGTATTTTGCCGCAACTTGGCTGGCGGTTGAAAACCATTGATATTCGTGGGCTGATGGGGCAAGGCTGGAAACGCAAAGTGATGTTAGTGCCGCTGCTGATGCGCAGCATAATGCAATCGATCCGTATCCTGACTGAATTCAAGCCGGATATCATCGTTGGTGTCGGTGGCTATGCCTCGGCTCCGGTGTTGCTGGCGGCGACGCTGACCGGGCGCCACTATCTGATTCATGAACAGAATGCAACGCCGGGATTGACCAATCGTCTGCTCGGGCGCTGGGCGGTGCGTGTTTGCGTTTCGCACCAAAGCACTGAATCCGCCTTTGCACGCCAGCGGACCGTGGTCACCGGCAATCCGTTGCGGCGCGGTTTCAGTGATTGCCCGCAACTGCCTGACGGGCCACCGTTGCTGCTCGTTTTCGGCGGCAGTCAGGGGGCACGGGCGATCAATGATGCGCTTATTGCGGCCCTGCCGACGCTGACGACGGAACAACCGCAGCTGAAGATCATTCATCAGACCGGTGAGGATGATTGCTGCCGGGTGCGGGCGGCGTACCAGGTAAACGGTCGGAACGGTGACGAGGTTACCCCGTTTATTACCGATATGGCCCGCGCCTACGCTGCCGCCACGCTGATCGTGTGCCGTGCCGGGGCGACCACCATTGCCGAATTGACGGCCGCCGGTCGTCCGGCGATCATGATCCCGTTTCCGGCGGCGGCGGCAGATCACCAGACCGTCAACGCTGCGATGCTGGCACAAAAAGGGGCGGGGCTGCTGTTGTCACAACGCAAACTGACCGGCGCAACATTGAGTAAGCTGGTTGACGATCTGCTCCATGATCGTCGTCGGCTTGAGACGATGGCGGCTGCCGCGCGCAGCCTTGGTCGCCCCGCTGCAACCGACGCGCTGTTGCGTGAATGTCAGTCGCTGGTCGAAGGATAGAAACGATGTACGGAAAAATTCGCCAGATTCATTTTGTCGGCATCGGCGGGATCGGCATGAGCGGGATAGCCGAGGTGCTGCTCAATCTCGGCTATCGGGTCAGTGGTTCAGATTTGCGTGAAAGTGAATTGACGGCGCGTCTGGTGAGTCTCGGTGCGCAGATTGTCTATGGCCATCGAACTGAAAACATCGCTGGCGCGGACGTGGTCGTGACCTCGACGGCGGTGCGTGCCGAAAACCCCGAAGTTGTCGCGGCGCACCGGGCGCTGATCCCGGTAATTCCGCGGGCGGAAATGCTTGCCGAGCTGATGCGGATGAAATATGGCATTGCCATTGCCGGAACGCACGGCAAAACCACGACGACAAGCATGGTGGCGACGGTGTTGTGTCACGGCAATATCGATCCGACCGCGGTGATCGGCGGACGACTCGATGCCTTTGGTTCGAACGCCAAGCTCGGTCAGGGCAAGTTCATGGTCGTTGAGGCGGATGAATCGGATGGCTCCTTCCTGAAGCTGTCGCCAACGATTGCGATTGTGACTAATATTGATGCAGATCACCTTGACTACTACCGTGACCTCGATCAGATCAAGGAGGCTTTTGTTCATTTCATCAATAAAATCCCGTTCTTCGGCCTCGCGGTGTTATGTCTGGACGACATCAATATTCAGGATCTGATCCCGCAGGTAAAAAAACGGTTTGTCACTTATGGTCTGACCAGTCAGGCCGATTTTCAAGCGAAAGATATTGTT is a window from the Desulfuromonadaceae bacterium genome containing:
- the ftsL gene encoding cell division protein FtsL; this translates as MADILIPKINGFELKRPALAPLLVFALILLTLSLFFVWSRLHVTNLEYAISSLESELRGLEKEQSRLRLETASLRSPERIERLARMEFNLLIPVAEQVVTVE
- the rsmH gene encoding 16S rRNA (cytosine(1402)-N(4))-methyltransferase RsmH, encoding MSATFRHVAVLQQEVINWLQPRPGGIYLDATLGGGGHARLILEQSSPDGRLLGLDRDPAALAAAAAELEPFGERVTTVHGNFAQVQELAAQHGFDQFDGILLDLGVSSHQLDTVARGFSFQGDAPLDMRMDTSGGRTAADLVAELSAQELTRIFFEYGEERWARRISRRIVETRTEHPLNTTRALAALVAEVVPKSADTMRINPATRVFQALRIEVNGELDALREGLAAVVPLLHSGGRLAVISFHSLEDRIVKHFMRNQALSCECPPRLPVCSCTRQATLKILTRKGVRAAAVEVANNPRSRSAMLRVAAKI
- a CDS encoding transpeptidase family protein encodes the protein MDQEKREKWIRVRIRGIGWVFALFFVLVLVQAFQLQIVQGEELRARSEKQYQKTIPLTPQRGTIYDRNGEALAVSLEMDSIYADPDQAAGEASTNLLHKLAELLDLPRKTLAARLNEKRDFVWLKRQVVPDVAARVKELSLPGVRTIQEHGRYYPNASLGGQVIGFTGLDPRGLEGLELKYDTLLLGRGGYLVTERDALGRGLSNDPLVKPGRGGHDLFLTLDKNIQYIVEKELKGGVEAARAKSGTAVVVEPKTGQILAMATWPTYNPNAFRQYHPSAWRNRAICDNFEPGSTVKTFLIAAALDEGVIQPEDEIYCEKGSYRVSGKLIQDHHSHEKLNPADILKYSSNIGAAKIGKMLERESYYRYLRRFGFGEKTGIDLPGEVDGLLRPAKDWFEMDLAAISFGQGISVTPLQLTMAIAAIVNDGRLMVPYLVDRSVSADGEFVDRHYPHYVRQVVSTANARLVRDMLERTTGRGGTATLAAVPGYRVGGKTGTAQKVDPVVGGYSADKRIGSFVGFIPADNPQLVITVLIDEPQDTTYGGLVAAPVFAGIAGQAMNYLKIPPTEPVARRSFESLAETVPGEPPVNKNILMNATAGASGMQRMPDFAGLSYRQVLRKMKQANINVKFVGSGRVVAQQPQPGELITYQDRVQVTLSAPDSLVF
- a CDS encoding UDP-N-acetylmuramoyl-tripeptide--D-alanyl-D-alanine ligase; its protein translation is MQLNLAQIARWLGVDVPPHRAVVPISGISTDSRTIRPGELFVPLRGARFDGHHYLPLAVANGAAACLSAEPFKADIPVIVVADTLVALGDIASGWRHFFKLPVVAITGSCGKTTTKEMLAEILTGTGPGLKTAGNYNNLIGLPLTLLRLTARDQWAVVELGMNRRGEISRLTDIAAPDFGVITNIGPGHLEGLGDLEGVARAKGELFVRLLPGSVAVVNADDERIVSLPVANGVEKISFGLTASATVRATELVADETGYRFLLQMGGRQWPVTLQVAGRHNVHNALAAAAVADQLHVSVEQIVAGLERFRPAAGRMAWTVCAPGWSLLEDYYNANPLSMSAALSTLAEAGGRRIAVLGDMLELGSESSFMHHEIGAYAAACVDQLIVLGAFAEDIVGGAMSAGLDASKIICVTDHREAFEQLCPLLRRGDRVLIKGSRGMQMEKIAELLRGYTPVEGA
- the mraZ gene encoding division/cell wall cluster transcriptional repressor MraZ; the encoded protein is MNFSGEFNNSIDPKGRVSIPAKFRDVLKDVYGDEQLVVAKNSEGGLTAYPASQWHKDVENLRNNVSGGAARATLRLVVASAVECTFDKQGRIQIPPSLRSYAALEKEIVILGVFDKIEIYSHIQHSVVMNSARQVLRENPDFLDEHGF
- a CDS encoding UDP-N-acetylmuramoyl-L-alanyl-D-glutamate--2,6-diaminopimelate ligase yields the protein MQLTDLISTLNPLKVYGAPAATVTGICYDSRRVVAGDAFFALPGAHTDGRHFIAEAIARGAAVIVAEAEIDLPGSVTGIVVENARLAMAHAAAARFNHPTRDVPVIGVTGTNGKTTVTYLLESILRSAGYRPAVLGTVNYRFEQEQRPAPHTTPEAVDLLGTFNDFRTQGADALIIEVSSHALTQHRVSGVEFTVGVFTNLTPEHLDYHQDMEHYFAAKRILFSALLAQSGGRSVVNGEDPFGARLAREIGAFITCGAGGNVRLHDAEISLDGIRGTLRTPTGEAPLSSRLLGDFNRSNIECAAGAAVALGIAAETIATGIRAARQVPGRLERIENTLGAEILVDYAHTGDALEQVLKTLRKLQPRRLLAVFGCGGDRDKMKRPVMGECVARYADLAILTSDNPRSEDPEAILHDVRRGVERVHDHQLTVDEARSGRHQGYLSFVDRRAAIEFAVSLLKPGDLLLIAGKGHEDYQLIGGERRHFDDREEARAALAQREMKRCS
- the mraY gene encoding phospho-N-acetylmuramoyl-pentapeptide-transferase, with the translated sequence MLYHLLYPLHEQFSVLYVFRYITFRAIYATITALSISFILGPWLIRKLAEMQIGQNIRRVGPESHFKKEGTPTMGGTLILFAIVLPTLLWADLTNIYVWLTLLVIVGFGAVGFVDDYLKVKKKNSDGMSARSKIFWLLVIAAGAGTILYLYPPFQTTLVFPFLKGVRPDLGVWYIPFAVLVIVGAGNAVNLTDGLDGLAIGPVIIAAGTYLLFAYLAGNANLSTYLQISSVQGAGELAVLCGAMIGAGLGFLWFNSYPAQVFMGDVGSLALGGGLGIIAVITKQEMVLVIVGGIFVVEALSVIVQVASFRLLGTRIFRMAPIHHHFELKGWAEPKIIVRFWIISIILALIGLSTLKLR